Proteins from a single region of Rhodospirillales bacterium:
- a CDS encoding HlyD family type I secretion periplasmic adaptor subunit has protein sequence MSRLPSLARRTSDASTAALVGAFESDTQAVFLRTRPYSEHAILHVLVGMIVLAVVLMFVGHLDRVVDGSGRIVPSQGVLYVQPIERAIVRDIRVRVGDVVRQGQILGTLDPTFAGANLAQLEQKQQSAAANLARLEAEQSGEPYHPTAGNPYEILQQSIYQQRQGEYRSSLADFDARIQNAQATINRLEHDAKTYGDRRQIAANVEQMNLTLERQGWNSKLKTMAATDNRMEVDRLLTQATNQIAENQHLADALKAQRAVYIDRWRSDTGTSLVDARKALDEINEEIKKAQKLRDLVDLTAPADAIVTDIGKISVGSVIDGQGDGSGDPLFTLARLDAPLEAEIDIEPRDIGFIRTGDPVEIKLDAYRFLEHGTAKGEVRAISEGSFAKDDNNQPRPPYFRANVTLKDIHLRDVPETFRLIPGMTLTGDIIVGKRSIISYIIEGALRTGSEAMREP, from the coding sequence ATGTCCCGCTTGCCATCGCTCGCTCGCCGAACGTCTGACGCTTCGACCGCGGCGCTGGTTGGCGCCTTCGAGTCGGACACCCAGGCGGTCTTCCTTCGCACGCGCCCTTATAGCGAGCATGCGATCCTGCACGTCCTTGTTGGCATGATCGTACTCGCCGTCGTGCTGATGTTTGTCGGCCATCTCGACCGTGTGGTCGATGGCAGCGGGCGCATCGTTCCCAGCCAGGGCGTCCTTTATGTCCAGCCCATCGAGAGGGCCATCGTCCGCGACATCCGCGTGCGCGTCGGCGACGTCGTGCGACAAGGCCAGATTTTGGGCACGCTCGATCCCACCTTCGCCGGAGCAAACCTCGCCCAGCTCGAGCAGAAACAGCAAAGCGCCGCAGCGAACCTCGCTCGCCTGGAGGCAGAGCAATCAGGCGAGCCCTACCATCCGACCGCCGGAAACCCGTACGAGATTCTGCAACAGTCGATCTACCAGCAGCGCCAGGGAGAATACCGCTCGTCGCTCGCCGACTTCGATGCCCGTATCCAGAACGCACAGGCGACGATCAATCGACTCGAGCACGACGCCAAAACCTATGGGGACCGTCGGCAGATCGCCGCAAACGTCGAGCAGATGAACCTGACCCTCGAACGCCAGGGATGGAACAGCAAGCTCAAAACCATGGCGGCAACCGATAACCGCATGGAAGTCGACCGCCTGCTGACCCAAGCGACAAACCAGATTGCTGAAAACCAGCACCTGGCCGACGCGCTGAAGGCGCAGCGGGCGGTCTACATAGACCGCTGGCGCTCGGATACCGGCACGAGCCTCGTCGATGCGCGCAAGGCGCTCGATGAGATCAACGAAGAGATCAAAAAGGCACAGAAGCTGCGCGATCTTGTCGATCTGACGGCACCCGCCGATGCGATCGTAACCGACATCGGCAAAATCTCCGTCGGCTCAGTCATCGACGGCCAAGGCGACGGCTCGGGCGATCCTCTATTCACGCTTGCCCGCCTCGATGCGCCGCTCGAAGCGGAGATCGACATCGAACCGCGCGACATCGGTTTCATCCGCACGGGCGATCCGGTCGAGATCAAGCTCGATGCCTATCGCTTCCTTGAGCACGGAACCGCGAAAGGAGAGGTTCGCGCCATCAGCGAGGGTTCGTTCGCCAAGGACGACAACAACCAGCCGCGGCCTCCCTATTTTCGCGCCAACGTGACGCTGAAAGACATACATCTTCGTGACGTTCCGGAGACCTTCCGACTGATCCCCGGCATGACTCTCACCGGCGACATCATCGTCGGCAAGCGCTCGATCATCTCGTATATCATCGAAGGCGCCCTGCGAACCGGATCAGAGGCGATGCGCGAACCGTGA
- a CDS encoding SEL1-like repeat protein — MTRGFFSRFWPRRVSTLQQADAALETGDHARAAEFYRSCAEHGDIEAQVRLADLYESGRGVPQDFRRAAEWFLSAAELGSVTAQARLGEIYLCGRGVPARVTASAAAQLDETAGGDDDNVLRRLFPDGLSITPNFTEAARWNGKAAAAGDALAQVRLGYQFATGMGVDSDSAEAERLFRAAADQDSDLGQLALGMLFAGGCGGAPNFVAAAACFERAAERGSAAAKACLAMLHLRGDGCPQDDGRAAGLLSEAAQAGHREAMFHLAELYRTGRGVERNLSHAETWTRRAAAKGYVRALVLLGRLLTEGRDRPDWDSAAILYRQAAELGDADGQFALGRLCLGGWGVPLDPAEAAMWLTRAAEQELPQAFDLLGRLYAEGTGVPQDFARAQDCFREAAAAGSAHATFHLAHFLSLGLGIERDPGAAFAGYTAAAEQGSSDACLRLGVLYATGDGVEQNYELAATWYQRAAERGNLDGKFNLAFLHIRGLGVPADLSGGLRRLEEAAAAGSRSASWALYNLHTDGVCVPVDARIATEWLERTAEMGSGGAACRLALRLDSGEPGPSPARVVDLLLRIAEAGDPFAQSALATLFYDGKHVPRDEAAALRWFTRAAEAGNAAAQAWLGDVLSQGHGVLVDREAAAAWYERAATQGHLGALSVLTEKARRGKSSAEHLPRYFALWLKAAEAGDALAQRIVGEFYLRGIGTEPRAVDAARWLDASARQGNTAAQVLLGGVLLEGKAGAADPTAAVALFRRAASQNSVDGAFNLGVCYRLGIGVPADAQAASDWYRRAAENGHRSAQLALADLLCAEDRNEQERYEAVQWYRSAGALARADEILSGIGRSTVPIMAD; from the coding sequence ATGACTCGTGGTTTCTTCTCCCGCTTCTGGCCGCGACGCGTCTCAACGTTGCAACAAGCCGACGCGGCGCTTGAAACGGGTGACCATGCCCGCGCCGCGGAATTCTATCGGTCCTGCGCCGAACACGGCGACATCGAAGCACAAGTCAGACTGGCAGATCTTTACGAAAGCGGCCGCGGCGTACCTCAAGACTTCCGCCGCGCTGCCGAGTGGTTTCTTTCGGCAGCCGAACTTGGCTCGGTCACGGCGCAGGCACGCCTCGGGGAAATCTACCTGTGCGGCCGCGGTGTTCCCGCGCGCGTAACGGCCTCCGCCGCGGCGCAGCTCGACGAGACGGCCGGCGGCGACGATGACAATGTTCTGCGCCGTCTGTTTCCCGATGGATTATCGATCACCCCCAACTTCACGGAAGCCGCCCGGTGGAACGGAAAGGCCGCCGCTGCGGGAGACGCCCTGGCACAGGTGCGCCTGGGCTACCAGTTCGCCACCGGAATGGGAGTCGACAGCGATTCCGCCGAGGCCGAACGCCTGTTCCGCGCCGCCGCCGACCAGGACTCCGACCTGGGTCAACTGGCTCTCGGCATGCTGTTCGCCGGTGGCTGCGGCGGTGCGCCCAATTTCGTTGCTGCGGCTGCGTGCTTCGAGCGCGCAGCCGAACGCGGGAGTGCCGCCGCCAAGGCATGTCTTGCAATGCTCCACTTGCGCGGCGACGGGTGTCCCCAGGACGACGGGCGAGCGGCCGGGCTCCTGTCCGAGGCGGCGCAAGCGGGACATCGCGAGGCGATGTTCCATTTGGCCGAACTCTACCGAACCGGTCGCGGCGTCGAACGTAACCTTTCCCATGCGGAAACCTGGACGCGCCGCGCGGCGGCGAAGGGATATGTCCGAGCACTCGTCCTGCTCGGTCGGCTGCTGACCGAAGGACGCGACCGCCCGGACTGGGACTCGGCCGCCATCCTTTACCGGCAAGCGGCCGAACTGGGTGACGCTGACGGCCAGTTCGCCCTGGGCCGGCTTTGTCTTGGCGGTTGGGGCGTCCCCCTCGACCCGGCCGAAGCGGCGATGTGGCTGACCCGCGCGGCTGAACAGGAGTTGCCGCAAGCATTCGATCTCCTCGGCCGCCTCTACGCTGAAGGCACGGGGGTGCCGCAGGACTTCGCGCGAGCCCAAGATTGCTTTCGCGAGGCGGCAGCAGCCGGCAGCGCCCACGCGACCTTTCATCTGGCGCATTTCCTGTCATTGGGCCTCGGCATCGAGCGTGACCCCGGGGCGGCGTTCGCCGGCTACACGGCCGCCGCCGAGCAGGGAAGCAGCGATGCCTGCCTGCGTCTCGGCGTGCTCTACGCCACCGGCGACGGCGTCGAGCAGAACTATGAACTTGCCGCAACGTGGTATCAGCGCGCAGCCGAACGGGGCAACCTCGACGGCAAGTTCAATCTTGCGTTCCTTCACATTCGCGGCCTCGGCGTTCCGGCCGATTTAAGCGGCGGGCTGAGACGTCTTGAAGAGGCCGCCGCGGCGGGCAGTCGCAGCGCCTCCTGGGCCTTGTACAACCTGCACACCGACGGGGTGTGCGTTCCGGTGGATGCGCGCATCGCCACCGAATGGCTGGAGCGAACCGCCGAAATGGGGAGCGGCGGCGCGGCGTGCCGCCTCGCCCTGCGTCTCGATTCCGGCGAGCCCGGGCCATCGCCGGCCCGCGTCGTCGACCTGCTGCTTCGGATCGCCGAAGCCGGCGATCCGTTCGCACAGAGCGCACTCGCGACGTTGTTCTACGACGGAAAGCATGTGCCGCGCGACGAAGCGGCAGCGCTACGCTGGTTTACCCGCGCCGCCGAGGCCGGCAATGCCGCCGCTCAAGCGTGGCTGGGTGATGTGCTCAGCCAGGGCCACGGCGTTCTTGTCGACCGCGAAGCCGCCGCGGCCTGGTACGAACGAGCGGCGACGCAAGGACACCTCGGCGCGCTTTCGGTGCTCACTGAGAAAGCCCGGCGCGGCAAGTCGAGTGCCGAACACCTGCCGCGCTATTTCGCACTTTGGCTGAAGGCGGCAGAAGCTGGAGATGCGCTGGCACAACGCATTGTTGGCGAATTCTACCTTCGCGGAATCGGAACCGAGCCGAGAGCGGTGGACGCGGCCCGGTGGCTCGACGCGTCGGCACGACAGGGAAACACCGCGGCCCAGGTTCTGCTCGGCGGGGTGCTCCTCGAGGGCAAGGCAGGCGCAGCCGATCCCACCGCTGCGGTGGCGCTGTTCCGCCGCGCGGCGTCCCAGAACAGCGTCGACGGCGCGTTCAATCTCGGCGTTTGCTACCGGCTCGGCATCGGCGTTCCAGCAGACGCGCAGGCAGCATCCGACTGGTATCGTCGCGCCGCAGAAAACGGGCACAGGTCGGCGCAACTGGCGCTTGCGGACTTGCTCTGCGCCGAGGACCGAAACGAGCAGGAGCGCTACGAAGCGGTGCAGTGGTACCGTTCGGCCGGCGCACTCGCGCGCGCCGACGAAATCCTCAGCGGGATTGGCAGGTCAACCGTGCCGATTATGGCGGACTGA